TGATTCGGATCTAATGTAAAATTCTCATTACaagtttaaaattctttaaactcGGTTATTTATTGggttgtttccttttttttaagccTCTACGAAGAGCTTTATGGAATCcttttttaagaccaaaaataacggcaCATGTCATTtacaacaattttgaaaaagtttaacttattattaagataaaaaaatatcaaatttgtaTTAGTTTTCTAGATCCATATGTACTTTAAAtgtaaaaaggtttttttttttaattcgactTTCTCCCAACTCAAAAGAAATCaactaagccctgatttttcaatcgtcagaagactatcagaagaataaatgtcaatataaaaaaaaaacttttattcctaggaataagctctaactgaggtatatctgactattgaaaaattggccctaagtctTTGATTATTCAAaactaatattattatttttttatcacagGGTGTAGCCTACTTACATGCTATGAAACCAAAGCCCCTCATTCACAGAGACTTAAAACCACCAAATTTATTACTTGTCAATTTTGgaaggaatttaaaaatttgtgattTTGGAACAGCTGCTGACAAATCCACATGGATGACAAACAATCAAGGAAGTGCAGCTTGGATGGCACCAGAagtaaatcaaatattttttcttaacaatTTACCAAATCATGTTTCTGAAATgtccaagaaaaaaatttcgggcTAATAAAAGGAAAATCAGAACCTCTTtttcttcagttaaaaaatgttttaaaacatttgttTCGGAGTTTAGTGACAGCTCTCTTTTCAAAATACTCTTTCTTCTAGAAATGCATTAGCTCAGTAAAGTTTTCATTATCTGGAAATCATTGTATATcggtttatctttttatttcttttcaattacctattttaaaatttttttaaaactcgtCTTAATGCTTATTAATTAAATTCGGGGTAAAATGTCTCAGGTATTACACGGATATGTCAGAAACatgattataatttatttaaatgtttatctaatacattttaattaaggtTTTCGAAGGGTCACACTATTCGGAAAAATGCGACGTATTTAGTTGGGGCATAATTCTTTGGGAACTACTGTCACGACAACAGCCTTTCAAAGAAGTGCAACATGCTTTGACGATATTGTGGGGAGTTCACAAAGGTAACCAAGTGTAGCTATGTCATATCTTAAATAacatagaaatttattttattcttaccAATTCAAGGCAATCGTCCTCCTATCATAGAAGGCTGTCCCAAACCAATTGAAGATCTCTACACGTCTTGTTGGAGTCGTGAACCTTCTGAACGTCCATCGATGCAGCACGTTGTAGAAATCATGACCATACTCTGCGATTACTTCCCTGGCGCCGATCTGCCACTAGACTGTAAAGACCCATTAAATGtatgtttataaaatttatattgatattataaataatttacctTGCGTGTGTATAATTCCAGCAACAACCGTCGAAAGAACATAGCGAAACGGATGCTACCATTGACAACACAAGAGTTAGCTTTAGTCCTTGGTCTTCCTTACATTCATCACAGAAAACACCAACAAATTCAGAATCAGTCCGTCATCTGGCAAATATGTTTAATAATCTTAGCAATGCAAATAGTCCAAATAGTCCTAGCAAAAGATCCCCACGTTTTAGTCCTAGTGTATCTACGTcaactttaaataataataataataataattctaatAGTAATCGAACCCCGGATGAGAAACCTGATTCCTGGAGTTCGTCGTTTCAGACTTCGAGCGATCCTTTTCGTTTAAAACCATCACAAGAGACTGCCAATAGAAATGAAACAATTAGAAATGGAATTCTAAAAAGAGGAAATCTTCCCATGACTGCGCTCTCAGTGGATATTGATCcagtaagtttttttattttttcttaaaaaagtaataaaaaaataaatatttttttttgtagaatgcATGGGCACTGAAAAACGATAGTGTCGTTAacctttttgaaaatacatGTAAGTTTTATCCGTTAAGATTGTAATATATAAAGCAAACATATTTTACATTCAAATAAggataatatcttttttttttttttatttattatgtgaagaaaaaatcgtttttttttttcaagaaattattcttatttGACAAACGTATCTAAAAAGATCGTCTGAAAATTTCAAACCGATCAGTCccgtcgcacagtggggcagcTTCATATAGTGTTGtgatataaaggttattttttaaactaaagctaTGGGAAAAAAAGATcacttaaaagtaaaatttataagatgagcatatttgttttgttcaaagtcttTGTTTTATGTTAAGTCATGCGGTTGAAGTTGAGAGTTTAAGAGCAAAAACtcagtttttaataagtaataaaaaaggtgttcttttatttttttttttttgtttaaactcaaaattatttgggaaaaaaataaaataaaaatgtctcgCATAGACGAAAGTATGTAAATTACTATTcttctatataaaaaatgtttaaaaaatttcttatatttaaaaattgaatgagaaaataatgatttttttgaaacgcatcttaaagttttttctcaaaatcttctgtttaggcaaatatttagcaagtCTAAAAATGAAGAAAGCATGATAAGTAATTACTCTATAAGCCCAAATAAACActtttgctaaatatttgcctaaaatatttttaatgatatttgaacttcaaaaaacgacttttttttaagaaagtgcttttttgtttttattacaaaatttacaaaatcattcttttttgacaatcatATACTGATTAcgtaaaacaattatttttttcttgttaaaagttgttgttttttttattttattataagatgtttcgtgaaacagggtgatttgttatataaagttagtgtttttttttacttttttttattaaaatattttttaatttaatctattattaatttttttccaattaaaattgatgcgggttttttcaaaaacaaaatttgaaaaaaaaataacttgacatcaaatttgacaattttttttttttcaaatttttgacttttattttatttcacaaaaattatgctcgaaaactacttaaatcgaaaaacatttgaaaaaaatgaaaaataagtgTTCAAAAAAGCTCTTGCAGAGTATTCTAggtctttttcttgattttatgtattttgtttttctttaaggttaaattttcagaaaaatacaTACAGCCCCCTTCCCATATAATTTTCTTCTTAGGTTAAACAAaagaactatttcttaaaataaagttcactttttaaacaaaaaaaaaaaacatacataattcaaaattataggttttttcaaatgtattagTATTTTGTGCCCTCACTTAATTTCCTGAagaacaataaaattttaattgaaaaaagttcataaaattcaagaaaactGTTAACTTAagttacaaaaccaaataaagtgacaaaaaatgtcttattttaTTGGTAGAAGTAATTGATATCACAAATCGACCtattctgccccactgtgcgtcgttTTGTCGAATCTGAAAACaccgtttcgagaaaaatactttttaatttttgggaaCCATATTAATTAACTTAAGACGTCCTTACAAAAATTCTAATTTCTCCGAAACTTTTTGCCGAatcaatttgaaattattggttaatattataaatatatgattaaagaataagaaatagtttttaacaaattttgaagTAAGCCTATTGAACCTTTTAGAATTTAGAAGATGTAAGGAAATGtacaaatgaaaaagaaaaaacctttttttggcgaaaggaaaaaaatgtaattataatttaatcacATTTAACATTATATTTTCAtaataagttaaatattttataggaAATATCTAAGTACTAGGATAAAATAAATTGGAaagataatattttaaaattaatataaaattgattttcttgctCTGATCATGTTCTTGACTAAGCAATTACCATCTAGATAAGTCATGGCTACAATTGTTTAGGATGCAGAACGGAATTTTCTAATCcttaattgcaaaaaaatagGGTATGAATAATACCGGTGTAAACTATACAAATTTACTGCATAAAATGAGATTAAAATGGCCACGCCACTAGTTCACACGAGCCGTGTCTTGACGACTGTGTAAAAAATTCtcaaagctgaaaaaaaaacttcgaattAAAATGCAGAGGTAAAGTCGGTGATTTCTGCCTACTCTGAAGAACTTCACAAAATTTTTGCACAAtgtagaactttttttttaaggagaatgggcaaatttgtatggaaagtGGACGTTGTGCAGCCGGGATTGTATCAATGCTATAACTTCAACGTGCATTATATAGGAAAAAATATGATTCTCTGTCATTTTCTctgagtctgaagacctttatcttgaattaTCTAACCAATAGAACcaaaaatataagctttttaaaactacaattttaagtcgattttgagagttttgttattaaattttttgttagtttgaatcgtatgaaaattctcaaaaaaaatctcaaagttATTAGCTTAAAGaacttatagtttgatttctaTTGGTCAGATATTCAAGATTGAGGTTTTCAGACATAGAAAAATTGAtatagaatttaatttttgatgttttaaataaaaatataattcaatttgttCTTTAACATTAACAAgactaatattgcaaaatcttaCGTTTTAGTATAAGCTGAGTTTGGCAGAACCTGGATTTATACAAAACAAATGTCTAAACAGTTTAGAGccttttaaatacattaaaccTATGATGTTACAGTTTAGGCAAAATTTATGGCTTGAGTACCTGGGGATTTgtctaaatttttgatttgttgtAAATCCCGATCAAAATTATTTGTAGGCTTAAAGTCGAGAAATAGATAGTTTTCAAGATATCAAGGACAGTAAGTCtcaaaaatggtatatttttatgaatttaacactttatatagTCAAGCTtacgacgttccaacgcaatcgcgaagaagaggcaggcctaagaactcatggagaagacaaatgcaacgacaactgcattcagttgtggccttagacatggaaaaattcaaaatcgagaagcctgctgacgtttcctgaggtcaacccgccgaaccccacatgcggagtcGTAGTGTGAGGCAGTAGAGTGAGAGAGTTGTGActccatccgagatcatgactatcgtcgataataGAGGGGAAGAGTCAAGCAAGAGTTTAGAACATTTTGAAGTCGAATTCGGAATATAAtgtcaaaaatctgaaaacaaaATTCTGACACAAATTTTTGGGATGACTAAATCTGTCTTCGTTCTCTGTTCAACTCCATCACTTCTAGATTCTAGTCTAAAATCCATAGAACATATACTAACCTTATCTGTTTTATGAAAACGACAAGGTTTATATGAAAGAAAATGTTCCCAAAAATAATTTGCCCATGGTTGGTTGGTAAAACTTTGGCGTTTTGgttcaaaattcatttttacatAAACTACCctcaactattaaaaaaaaattacttataacCTGGCTGTAACCGAAAATACCCTTtgatgaattgaattttttttaccaaacagTTTTTCTGACTTCATTAATCATTTAATTTGGccgttttgatgtttttgaattttttcaacaaaatagaaCTACGTTACTTTTTTGGTGGATACTTATTCAAATTATGGTTTTTAATTTCTAATCAAGTATTACACTgcccaacaattttcaacttttcaaaattttccagaaagatttatatctaattttatagatttgggttcagtaagtTCAAAAATCATATcggtttctttctagcagctctagtttttgaatatttaattttgcatatttggggaatattcatacaaatttttcagttttccttattttgagcgtttattagaattttccagaaaattttcTATTAAACTTAATGTATTTAGGGTCAgtaaacccaaaaatcacattcatttatttctaggagctctattttttgaaatatttaggttttccagattttgggggtaatttcgtaccaatttaaaagttatgcttatttaaactgtttgttaacattttccagaaaattttttctcgaatctaatgcatttggattcactaaccatactggttgctttctaggagctctagttttttagatattttcatttttcacattttgggagtgatttaatacaatttttttttagattttatcattacagcgtttttaaagtttttcttgaaaaattttgttcgaatattttgtattttggttcagtaagtataataaaaatacaaaacaaatttttttaaataaaaaaaaattaacaaaaaaaaatttgtatgaatttgtatgccttttcatgtacatatgaataatttaagaactagagctgctagaaaaaaactaatgtttttttcggaatcagcaccctaaatttagtaagaaatgataaacaacggtctggaaaattttGATGTGTTGGACAGTGTTATTATTGAGTCTAAGATTAGCAacaaagatttttgaaattccacgtaaaaagtcaaatcaaataaaaatattctgaTTCTAAGAATCCAGAAGATAAATTGGAGTAAATCATTTTAATGTGTTTGTTGCTAGAATAAGTTCCaatgaaaatatgtttttcctGAAACTGTTTTCACCCCCTATTGAGTTTAATTCCCagaaattaatttgtttcttaaaatttaacaaaacaaaaatatataaattgtgTAAAATTTAACTTACCCATCTCCTATAGTGATATTTCTACGATCAACTCTACtctatcatgtttttttattttcaatgcgaTTCCGTTTGGCTTTCCCAAAATAGTGACTCGTACGAatgattaattaaaatttaatttactgaCTAAATTTCCACTCACTTTGAATTTTTATCTTAttgtttacaaaaacaaaaaatcaaatccaCATGAAAGTGATTCATTCCatgagaacgaaaaaaaatatatgcaaacAATTCAAATCATTGAAATGTACAAGCACTCAAcgcaaaatgtcatttttcacTTTAATTCGAAAGTCGAAGGCTTTTTTCTTCGGCTACGCATATGAGAGAGCGAAAAAAAGCCGATCCCAAAAATAAGTAGAAAATATCAGAATTGGGTGAGTCATCATGATGAGTTTTTTGAGAATGTGGCGGCAGTGGCGAATATTACGGTCCCATATAATACGCGAACAAAAGTAGACTGCTTGTCTTTCGACAAATTGTCGCTTTTGTAGCGCAGCATTGAAAACACGCCCATATAgttttcattttacaataaaattacaatttgtttcatttttttgctttgtttttgtttaaatatgctGCGCACTACAGCACAACACAGTGTTGAAGATGTCCCAGGAAGACGGTTGAATAAAAATTCTAGTACAGAAATAAGCAAATTTAATACTTTGAAATTTGAGAATGTTTTCAAATGTTATGAATACTGAACAAACAAcagatgttgaatttattttGGCATCGATGTAGTTCtaactttaaacaaaatattccacatacgccaGAGTGACCCAACTTTCAACAAGTGGTATTCAAATATCTCCAGGCTATTTTTgattgggtcactgtggcgtatgtgcaactttttttttgcaatgttttgttttgatcataaataaatgaattcaaTTATCATTAATCTTGTGGTTAAGTCATGGGTTTATTTCGTTTGTTCCATGTAGCTAAAAGGGTTCAAAATGCAAGTGAAGTTTTAAATCTCTACACTAAATTTGATCATTCTAGTCTCCAGATATAATTTTCTATTGCGAATTGCAGGCGGGCATGAGGGGACTGGTAAATATTAATATGAAAGTAAAGAAACCTATTCATcccaaagaaatttttttaggtttagGTTCTTATTTTCCATGAGTGAATTTTTCAGCGCCAAATAATACCAAACGTTGATAGAGAATGTACATAAATAAAGTGTGTCCCGCAAGTCAGTGCGTCGGTCTAACAGTCTGTttgtgtgtctgtctgtgtaAGGAGCTAGAGCCTAAACAGATGGTAAGGGTATAGCCCAactcaggacaacacgactttTTACACCCCAactcacgacagcccgattcaacccatagcccgactcaagataaCCCGACTCATCGCAATTCGACTCCGGTCTTacctgagtcgagttgcgatgagtcgggTTATCTTGAGTTGGGCTATGGGTTGACTCGGGCTGTCGGTCGTGAGTTggggtgtacaaagtcgtgttgtcctgagtcgggctCTGCTTCTACTAAACAGATAGGTCGAttcacttcaaacttggtaacTGCAATATACCATCTTTgggaaagtttaattttctccaTAACAGCATTTAcgattttttgttagttttttaatgaGATCTGAtaacaaagttttgtttttgaaaatcatttaacGGTAGCTCCTATTATGTCTGTTGTTTAAATTTCTGAACTTCTCTCAAACGTCGTATTCAATTTCaactaattaaaacacaaaaaattaaagagctttaatataaatcaagattataattttatgtatgtatgttagggtgggtcaaaaaaaatcgaaattcgtttttttcgattttgtactcaaaaaaatcaattgctagacacctctagaatatacacaccaaatatgaactcttaatattaatgggaagcttctactaaaaaaaaataatttttttataaatcgacttttttgcaaatttctttacaaattcttgtaggaaattgaacgctctacaaaaaaggccatttatctaaccgtttaatagatatttgaggtcctaaaatcgaaaaaatctttaaaaattcttaattttgtaacaaattgaaaaattataataatcaaactcGCAAGGCATATTATtgtaggaaataaattccttAGGGTTTTTTTGCGCgatgaattttaattaaaatattctacacaagaaaaatattaaaaacctcCAAATTTCGAACttttttattcttccaaaagtATTAAAACTGCTGAGCACTTTTCTAAAAAGCCCTTAAAACATGAGCAATTTAGGGGACAATTCTAAcggatatatttatattttttttatttcatagcatccttaaaaaagtaatttgagCAAACAAAATCCTCTTTATAGAAAGTttaggaataaaacaaaatgttttcagTGTTGCTTTCAATATAAACGCATTGCAttgtattcattaaaaaataactgtTATTCGGTGATAACAAGCCTTCGATTGGCGTACCTACTATCGATTCCTTTCTTATCGATGAGGGAACTTGagaggtaaaaaaattatagtttggCCGTCAAggtcaaaaacggctctaactttGCCAATTATGAGGATATAAATCAAATATTTCAGAATCGATCCTAGAAAACTAtgtttttgaaatcatttttaacaCCGCTTATTGATTGAATATATTTATTTGAGATAACGAGAGtccttttttgaatttcttataaaatttaattaaaaatattgtaggtatgtaggtttttttttatctttgaaaaGCTTAAATATTCTTAACAACTTATAACTTAAAAGCAAGTACGTAGGTACTAAGCagtcattattttcaaatgatttttcgACTTTTATTTCTGTAAATCTCAAGAACAATTGAAAAGATTTCTTTCAAACTATCCTTAAAAGTTCaacgaaatattaaaaacatttcgTCGGcttcataaggaaacctcgtaactcccaaaatcaaaattttacataagAGACGAAAAAGGAGAGAGACTACagatagtacaggtaaaatacatagtacataaaatcaagaaatacaaaaaaaaattgttacactcatgaaacttttcaaaaactttgcttttgggataagaaccaagtacaaaaaaaagttgggtggaagggtgtttttttcgcggacaagagggagtgAGTGAAGGTCAAAagtatactgaaaaaaattgtttgtcgaacatcatcatatgacacatgttttcaaggtatttttttatgctgaatctaatgacataaaaataaagtcaattcgaTTACTCTAACAAacgttattgccgattaaaaacaagggttgtttttgacttcaacaagtaaaatataaccgaaacccatgtgaaaaacatgctacactgatgaaattcagcatgaaggttttagataaagcagggacaaaggattcataaagttcttaaaattatttttggtgaaagggtgttttttttttatgggttaagttgtgtgtgaggaaggtatcataacagctgacttaaattgtattaatttttaaaacttggtgtaaatgttttggttggaaTAAGAATTAATAATCTATGAAgcgtacaaaattattttgagtgaaaaggtgctttttcttaagaaatgatgaaattcggaattagtaccacaaaaa
This DNA window, taken from Episyrphus balteatus chromosome 2, idEpiBalt1.1, whole genome shotgun sequence, encodes the following:
- the LOC129912675 gene encoding mitogen-activated protein kinase kinase kinase 7; translated protein: MAEARQPIVNLRQIEFDDIRNREIVGRGSFGTVYKALWQNRYVAVKEFYVTADQKAIQTEVKQLSRVVHPNIIALYGVSIKNESVYLVMEYAEGGSLYNFLHGKANPYYSAAHAMNWALQCAEGVAYLHAMKPKPLIHRDLKPPNLLLVNFGRNLKICDFGTAADKSTWMTNNQGSAAWMAPEVFEGSHYSEKCDVFSWGIILWELLSRQQPFKEVQHALTILWGVHKGNRPPIIEGCPKPIEDLYTSCWSREPSERPSMQHVVEIMTILCDYFPGADLPLDCKDPLNQQPSKEHSETDATIDNTRVSFSPWSSLHSSQKTPTNSESVRHLANMFNNLSNANSPNSPSKRSPRFSPSVSTSTLNNNNNNNSNSNRTPDEKPDSWSSSFQTSSDPFRLKPSQETANRNETIRNGILKRGNLPMTALSVDIDPNAWALKNDSVVNLFENTSKTDNKQRLTVTETKPVIHEDDDDEDDDDDRENACSVDDDYAADQSLHQMLDPSLQPELPIPNNRLSQEIYQDHTRLAKEYLRVDTELYYATDRRDKYLASLDPIEREQKMILMKKLEEKEELLELYNDLKQQLERIRAAQAQQTTSSTSAQITSSADPQTSRSVKVLQSQISSDSLAADPADDGWVLIPTKESNT